A window from Pokkaliibacter sp. MBI-7 encodes these proteins:
- a CDS encoding LysR family transcriptional regulator yields MNFKRLETFVWVATLGSFRKAAERQYTTQPAISSRIQALEEELGVKLFERDGGPGPVALTAKGKELLPYAEKLIFMADQFQQRANQSAAFSGNLRLGVSETIVHTWLPDFLKQLHQEFPELDVEITVDVTSTLRGALLDHSLDLAFLMGPISAPGISNHDLSTFPLEWVASPVLELPDRTLQLEELVRWPIITYARNTRPYAEINQKFRELDDQPARFFSSSSLAACRRLTLDGVGISTLPQVLVADELQSGSLKRLSAVWTPSALHFTASYRSDPYNPIAEVATERAVAQATQFALQAALPVPAASQTGR; encoded by the coding sequence ATGAACTTCAAACGGCTGGAAACCTTTGTCTGGGTTGCCACTCTGGGCAGCTTCCGCAAAGCGGCAGAACGTCAGTACACCACCCAGCCTGCGATTTCCTCCCGTATTCAGGCGCTGGAAGAAGAGCTGGGGGTAAAACTGTTCGAGCGCGACGGCGGCCCGGGTCCGGTCGCGCTGACAGCCAAGGGCAAGGAGCTGCTGCCCTACGCGGAAAAGCTGATCTTCATGGCCGACCAGTTCCAGCAGCGTGCCAATCAGTCAGCGGCCTTCAGCGGCAATCTGCGTCTGGGGGTATCGGAGACCATCGTCCACACCTGGCTGCCAGACTTCCTCAAACAGTTGCATCAGGAGTTCCCCGAGCTGGATGTGGAAATCACCGTCGATGTCACCAGCACCCTGCGCGGCGCTCTCCTCGACCATTCCCTTGATCTGGCCTTTCTGATGGGGCCTATTTCCGCGCCGGGCATCAGCAATCACGATCTCAGCACCTTTCCGCTGGAATGGGTTGCCAGCCCTGTCCTTGAGCTGCCCGACCGTACCCTGCAACTGGAGGAGCTGGTGCGCTGGCCGATCATCACCTACGCCCGCAATACCAGACCCTATGCCGAGATCAATCAGAAGTTCCGTGAGCTGGATGATCAGCCCGCGCGCTTCTTTTCCTCCTCATCCCTCGCTGCCTGCCGTCGCCTGACGCTGGATGGTGTCGGCATTTCCACCCTGCCGCAGGTGCTGGTGGCCGATGAGCTGCAGTCAGGCAGTCTAAAACGCCTGTCTGCCGTGTGGACGCCCAGCGCCCTGCATTTCACCGCCTCTTACCGCAGTGACCCGTACAATCCGATTGCCGAAGTCGCCACTGAACGCGCCGTTGCCCAGGCCACCCAGTTCGCCCTGCAGGCTGCCCTGCCCGTCCCCGCTGCCAGCCAGACAGGCCGATAA
- a CDS encoding TRAP transporter small permease, whose translation MRWLCRVQSLLEYLYRGSGVLAALCLVAMALCVVASITARLLNLYIGGITEYSSYLMGACNCLGLAYAFRNNAHIRVTLVVERCPAHLRHLIESGCLLFASAAASYLAWYMAELSYMSWEFGEVSEGGDQLPLWIPQAVTAVGALMLAISVIHSTVEQLLEQWLGLRLPGHDTRQDGELSLAHGG comes from the coding sequence ATGCGCTGGCTGTGTCGGGTTCAGTCCCTTCTTGAATATCTTTATCGTGGCAGCGGTGTCCTCGCTGCCCTTTGTCTGGTGGCCATGGCCCTGTGCGTCGTCGCCAGCATCACTGCCCGCCTGCTTAATCTCTACATCGGTGGCATCACCGAGTATTCCTCTTATCTGATGGGCGCCTGTAACTGTCTGGGGCTGGCGTACGCCTTCCGTAACAACGCCCATATTCGCGTCACGCTGGTGGTGGAGCGCTGCCCCGCCCATCTGCGCCATCTGATCGAAAGCGGCTGTCTGCTGTTTGCCAGTGCAGCCGCCAGCTATCTGGCCTGGTACATGGCGGAGCTGTCTTATATGTCATGGGAGTTTGGCGAAGTCAGTGAAGGCGGTGATCAGCTGCCCCTGTGGATACCGCAGGCGGTGACTGCCGTCGGCGCCCTGATGCTGGCCATCAGCGTCATTCACAGCACCGTGGAACAGCTGCTTGAGCAATGGCTCGGCCTGCGTCTGCCCGGTCACGACACCCGACAAGACGGCGAGCTGTCGCTCGCGCACGGAGGCTGA
- a CDS encoding TRAP transporter large permease subunit, with product MNEALLTGVFLLALFFLLGSSVWVAFSLLGCAVVGMEMFTHRPVGESMAMTIWGVNSSWTLTSLPLFVWMGEILFRSKLSESLFKGLTPLMSRLPGGLLHVNVAGSAIFAAICGSSAATAVTVGKMSIPELRRRNYPEHMIVGTLAGAGTLGLLIPPSITLIIYGVTVNESIAKLFMAGVLPGLMLAALFMGYVALVAWLKGDQSEREQRVYSLKDKLKGGVQLLPVFSLILVVIGSIYSGVATATESAVLGVAGSLLMAGLQGSLSWDSFRQSLMGAVRTSCMIAFILMGSSFLSLAMGFTGLPKNLAEIIASWHLSPLMLIVILTLFYIVMGCFLDGISSIVLTMAVIEPLVRQAGFDMIWFGVYLMLVVEMAQITPPVGFNLFVLQGMTGHDMGFIARAAFPMFLLMILAVVLLVWFPGIATVLPAAM from the coding sequence ATGAACGAAGCCCTGCTGACCGGCGTGTTTCTGCTGGCCCTGTTCTTCCTGCTCGGCTCCAGTGTCTGGGTTGCCTTCAGCCTGCTCGGCTGCGCCGTGGTGGGTATGGAGATGTTCACTCATCGCCCGGTGGGCGAATCCATGGCCATGACCATCTGGGGGGTGAACTCTTCCTGGACCCTGACCTCGCTGCCGCTGTTTGTGTGGATGGGCGAAATCCTGTTCCGCTCCAAACTGTCAGAATCCCTGTTCAAGGGCCTGACGCCACTGATGAGTCGTCTACCCGGCGGGCTGCTGCACGTCAACGTCGCCGGGTCGGCCATTTTTGCAGCAATCTGTGGTTCATCCGCCGCCACCGCCGTCACAGTGGGCAAGATGTCGATCCCCGAGCTGCGCCGCCGCAATTATCCCGAGCACATGATCGTCGGCACGCTGGCCGGCGCGGGGACGCTGGGCCTGCTGATTCCACCGTCGATCACCCTGATCATCTATGGCGTGACCGTTAACGAGTCCATCGCCAAGCTGTTTATGGCCGGCGTGCTGCCGGGGCTGATGCTGGCGGCGCTGTTCATGGGCTATGTGGCCCTGGTGGCATGGCTCAAGGGTGATCAGAGTGAACGTGAGCAGAGGGTCTACAGCCTGAAAGACAAGCTTAAGGGCGGCGTCCAGCTGCTGCCGGTGTTCAGCCTGATTCTGGTGGTCATCGGTTCGATCTACAGCGGTGTGGCCACCGCCACCGAATCGGCGGTGCTGGGGGTAGCCGGTTCCCTGCTGATGGCCGGGCTGCAGGGCAGCCTCAGCTGGGACAGTTTCCGTCAGTCGCTGATGGGGGCAGTGCGTACCAGCTGCATGATCGCCTTTATCCTGATGGGCTCAAGTTTTCTGTCGCTGGCCATGGGCTTTACCGGCCTGCCGAAAAATCTGGCGGAAATCATCGCCAGCTGGCACCTGTCGCCGCTGATGCTGATCGTCATTCTGACTCTGTTCTATATCGTCATGGGCTGCTTTCTGGACGGTATTTCGTCCATCGTCCTGACCATGGCGGTGATTGAGCCGCTGGTACGTCAGGCCGGTTTTGACATGATCTGGTTTGGTGTCTATCTGATGCTGGTAGTGGAAATGGCACAGATCACCCCGCCAGTGGGCTTCAACCTTTTTGTACTGCAGGGCATGACCGGCCACGACATGGGATTTATCGCCCGTGCGGCCTTCCCCATGTTTTTGCTGATGATTCTGGCCGTCGTTCTGCTGGTCTGGTTTCCGGGCATCGCCACCGTGCTGCCTGCGGCCATGTAG
- a CDS encoding methyl-accepting chemotaxis protein: MFALSWKQKFWLLITITLTGLVLISASGFWGLSKVSSSYEERYKAKGYASDAQQLSNQWMHLVNQATALTSDNMADYQSRLNSLKDTAVALASHASDLNDQAVARQASDIASSVSDYADLRSQWLSTRQQLGMTPFEGQRKALDQAAGGLQQMSLSIIKPYIDEAVSNQRDYISTMSPAYAEKVEKALNDLHDQIKKLSWEDTKIGEGYNAYKSAFDQADTTIKAIVVLEEQLTARGDKLLADIEQQNNDLEQGIINRTSTQAVNARQSAYWQMGIISAVVGLIILLALSQISRTLVRQLNNVITQLSEVAAGNLTANLKLSSNNRDEFTQLGSASNRMTQDIAGVIRQVIDGNEELMRLHDHLSHAMQQLAENSQQVEAQTEQAASATQQISATVNEVAQRTSDVSQATQQATQSARSGSEVIVSSVDSMRQLSQLIQHTNQQVGLLGQSSGKVIGIVDVINSLADQTNLLALNAAIEAARAGEAGRGFSVVADEVRSLAQKTMDATSNIDSIIKEFNSQTKEMARLMENGLTLAAEGEQNAGQVAQAIGDITRSIETLATEMDQVVVAVEEISATTEDIAGKMEHIHIHTSETKTLRTNLDEHTRNLERQASTMQATSQRFRLA, from the coding sequence GTGTTCGCTTTGTCCTGGAAGCAGAAATTCTGGCTGCTGATAACCATTACACTGACCGGGCTGGTACTGATTTCCGCCTCCGGTTTCTGGGGCCTGAGCAAGGTGTCCAGTTCCTATGAAGAGCGTTACAAGGCCAAGGGCTACGCCAGCGATGCCCAGCAGCTGTCGAACCAGTGGATGCATCTGGTCAATCAGGCCACCGCGCTGACCAGCGACAACATGGCCGACTACCAGAGCCGCCTCAACAGCCTGAAAGACACCGCCGTGGCACTCGCCAGCCATGCCAGCGACCTCAATGATCAGGCTGTCGCCAGACAGGCCAGCGATATTGCCAGCAGCGTCAGTGACTATGCCGATCTGCGCTCACAGTGGCTGAGCACCCGCCAGCAACTGGGGATGACCCCCTTCGAAGGCCAGCGTAAGGCACTGGATCAGGCCGCGGGCGGACTGCAGCAAATGTCACTGAGTATCATCAAGCCCTACATCGATGAAGCGGTCTCCAACCAGCGTGACTATATCTCGACCATGAGCCCGGCCTATGCCGAGAAAGTCGAGAAGGCACTCAACGACCTGCACGATCAGATCAAGAAGCTGAGCTGGGAAGACACCAAGATCGGAGAAGGCTACAACGCCTACAAAAGTGCGTTCGACCAGGCCGATACCACCATCAAGGCCATTGTCGTTCTGGAAGAGCAGCTGACGGCCAGGGGTGACAAACTGCTGGCCGACATCGAGCAGCAGAACAACGATCTGGAACAGGGCATCATCAACCGCACCTCCACTCAGGCCGTTAACGCCCGTCAGTCGGCGTACTGGCAGATGGGTATCATCTCAGCGGTGGTGGGTCTGATCATTCTGCTCGCCCTCAGCCAGATTTCCCGCACGCTGGTGCGCCAGCTGAACAACGTCATTACCCAGCTCAGCGAGGTGGCCGCCGGTAACCTGACGGCCAACCTCAAGCTCAGCAGCAACAACCGTGATGAGTTCACCCAGCTTGGCAGCGCGTCCAACCGCATGACGCAAGATATCGCCGGGGTGATCCGTCAGGTGATTGATGGCAATGAGGAGCTGATGCGCCTGCATGATCACCTGAGCCATGCCATGCAGCAACTGGCGGAAAACAGCCAGCAGGTTGAAGCCCAGACCGAACAGGCCGCCTCGGCCACCCAGCAGATTTCTGCCACCGTCAACGAAGTGGCACAACGCACCTCTGACGTCAGTCAGGCTACCCAGCAGGCCACCCAGTCGGCCCGCTCCGGCTCTGAAGTCATCGTCAGCAGCGTTGATTCCATGCGCCAGCTGTCGCAGCTGATTCAGCACACCAACCAGCAGGTCGGTCTGCTCGGCCAGTCCAGCGGCAAGGTCATCGGTATTGTCGACGTGATCAACAGTCTGGCGGACCAGACCAACCTGCTGGCACTCAATGCGGCCATTGAAGCCGCACGGGCCGGTGAGGCCGGGCGCGGTTTCTCGGTGGTAGCCGATGAAGTGCGTTCGCTGGCGCAGAAGACCATGGATGCCACCAGCAACATCGACAGCATCATCAAGGAGTTCAACAGCCAGACCAAAGAAATGGCACGGCTGATGGAAAACGGCCTGACGCTGGCGGCAGAGGGTGAGCAGAATGCCGGACAGGTGGCACAGGCCATCGGTGACATCACCCGCTCCATTGAAACCCTGGCGACCGAAATGGATCAGGTGGTCGTCGCGGTTGAAGAAATCTCCGCCACTACCGAAGACATCGCGGGCAAGATGGAACACATCCATATCCATACCAGTGAAACCAAGACCCTGCGCACTAATCTGGATGAACACACCCGCAATCTGGAGCGTCAGGCCAGTACCATGCAGGCCACGTCGCAACGCTTCCGTCTGGCCTGA
- a CDS encoding NAD-dependent epimerase/dehydratase family protein, producing MITASDSSPFIPPQRAANPVQRDATLGQSRRTALVIGAAGGVGSELCLALLQAGWRVRAFSRHAPQWLATVADASAVEWIAGDAMDSNAVLAAAAQVQVIAHMVNPPGYRDWDKWVLPMLDSTLQAARAVNARVLLPGTIYNFGLPLQQAEGCRVLDEGTPVAPRTAKGAIRVEMERRLQAAAERGDCRVLIVRAGDFFGARSHSSWFAQGILQAGKPVRRLWRLTDPGVGHQWAYLPDVAATMTALLEREAVLPPFACFHMQGHWDQDGMQLLNAVRAVSGQPALPVQAFPWWVLRLASPFVRRMRDLYEMRHLWQQAVRMPNDRLLAELGAEPHTPLQQAMAVTLEGLGCIEHPRREATGTV from the coding sequence ATGATCACTGCCAGCGATTCTTCTCCTTTCATCCCGCCGCAGCGGGCCGCCAACCCTGTTCAGCGTGACGCGACGCTCGGCCAGAGCCGCCGAACCGCACTGGTGATCGGTGCCGCCGGCGGGGTAGGCAGTGAGCTGTGTCTGGCGCTGCTGCAGGCCGGCTGGCGGGTACGTGCCTTCAGCCGGCACGCGCCGCAGTGGCTGGCGACCGTGGCGGATGCCAGTGCAGTGGAATGGATTGCCGGCGATGCCATGGATAGCAACGCCGTGCTGGCAGCAGCGGCTCAGGTGCAGGTGATTGCTCACATGGTCAATCCGCCGGGCTACCGCGACTGGGACAAATGGGTGCTGCCGATGCTGGACAGCACCCTGCAGGCGGCCCGCGCAGTTAACGCCCGCGTGCTGTTGCCCGGCACTATCTACAACTTCGGCCTGCCGCTGCAGCAGGCAGAGGGGTGCCGTGTGCTGGATGAAGGGACGCCCGTGGCACCGCGCACTGCCAAGGGGGCTATCCGGGTGGAAATGGAGCGGCGTCTGCAGGCCGCTGCCGAACGCGGTGACTGTCGGGTGCTGATTGTCAGAGCGGGTGATTTCTTTGGCGCCCGCAGCCACAGCAGCTGGTTTGCTCAGGGGATTCTGCAGGCTGGTAAACCTGTCCGGCGACTGTGGCGTCTGACTGACCCGGGAGTGGGCCATCAGTGGGCCTATCTGCCGGATGTTGCGGCCACTATGACGGCATTGCTGGAGCGAGAAGCGGTGCTGCCGCCGTTTGCCTGCTTTCATATGCAGGGCCACTGGGATCAGGACGGTATGCAACTGCTTAACGCGGTCAGAGCGGTCAGTGGTCAGCCTGCGTTACCGGTGCAGGCGTTCCCCTGGTGGGTGCTGCGGCTGGCATCGCCTTTTGTCAGGCGTATGCGCGATCTGTATGAGATGCGGCATTTGTGGCAGCAGGCGGTGCGGATGCCTAATGACCGGCTGCTGGCGGAGCTGGGGGCTGAGCCCCATACACCGTTGCAACAGGCGATGGCAGTCACCCTGGAGGGGCTGGGCTGTATCGAACATCCCCGCCGGGAGGCGACGGGGACGGTATGA
- a CDS encoding glutathione S-transferase N-terminal domain-containing protein — translation MKLIGSSTSPYVRRSRLLLADTLFEFVDLNIYAEGRDALRRANPALKIPLLQDGEQTIYDSRIISRYISSKLGLPALSWDEENQITLVETVNDSLILLFQAGNRSGLDTHQDVLVFNLQHERIASTLTELERQVIAGQFAQWNYPAICLLCMLDWTLFREVADLSPYPALLGFVEQAYQRADVQATSPR, via the coding sequence ATGAAACTGATCGGTTCTTCGACTTCCCCCTATGTGCGTCGTTCACGTTTACTGCTGGCGGATACCCTGTTTGAGTTCGTCGACCTGAATATCTATGCCGAAGGGCGTGACGCCCTGCGCAGGGCTAATCCGGCGCTGAAAATCCCGCTGCTGCAGGATGGCGAGCAGACCATCTATGATTCACGCATTATTTCCCGCTATATCAGCAGCAAGCTGGGGCTGCCTGCACTGAGCTGGGATGAAGAAAACCAGATTACGCTGGTGGAAACGGTTAATGATTCGCTGATTCTGCTGTTCCAGGCCGGTAACCGCTCCGGGCTGGATACCCATCAGGATGTGCTGGTGTTCAATCTGCAGCATGAGCGCATTGCCTCGACCCTGACCGAGCTTGAGCGGCAGGTGATCGCTGGTCAGTTTGCTCAGTGGAATTACCCGGCGATCTGCCTGCTGTGCATGCTGGACTGGACGTTGTTCCGCGAAGTGGCTGATCTCAGCCCTTACCCGGCCCTGCTGGGCTTTGTGGAGCAGGCCTATCAGCGCGCCGATGTACAGGCGACCAGCCCGCGCTGA
- a CDS encoding methyl-accepting chemotaxis protein → MRLSIRGKVGLLGTFLAFVPTLIVSIVLSSIALDQGARALRDAAQQKLTAVRDATAQSIENYFRNIDDQVVTYSGNLMIVEAMKELSAAFTDYNKSLSADEMSKRTNSVQQYYQQQFDAKFKGMNEGHSANPDAILQQTAQQSVPLQYLFISNNPAPLGQKDGMDKPAEDNPYAQLHSKYHPAIHAYQQHFGYYDIFLVNPAGDVVYTVFKELDFTTNLKTGPYASTGLGEAFKGAMALGDKDKFYMSDFKPYLPSYNAPAAFASSPIYDGKTLVGVLIFQLPVDRINAVMTHNHEWKTTGLGDSGETYLVGPDKLMRSDGRFLIEDKSGYLNTMRSLGTAASTLDELDQKNTTIGLQTVNTKGVNEALGGNSGFDIFPDYRGVPVLSAYKSLNLNGLNWVIMSEIDESEAFAPIAALRHTILLDAVIACLCALAAGTLMGWLFAGVMTRPLKLMIDTVNDIAQGEGDLTQRLPVKGRDEIAQLSQGINDFITHIDNTFSSVLKSVVRLVPISQDLADVNTHLVDATHEQKQQAEAVNHCLLETNESTRTVDTELSGISEATSAGNQVVEASQKVVGDVSRAMASLSGNIEQAVQAIASLKGDTDRIATVIDVINGIAEQTNLLALNAAIEAARAGEAGRGFAVVADEVRSLASKTRQSTNEVTEMVTAIQTGTRSVVTLMESGKANADKSNAQVDEATAKLRSVTEAMYLISERVDRIGQAIEQQQHNFVQVTDRYEQMNASFESSQLRSAQASTVGQDVKKLGDKLMDLIKRFKVTDDNWSTQRRNKLRAEEEEAKRVAAANKAKKASVDSRQKGKAKSTA, encoded by the coding sequence ATGAGACTCTCTATTCGCGGCAAGGTCGGGTTACTGGGCACCTTTCTCGCTTTTGTACCCACTCTGATCGTCAGTATCGTACTCAGCAGCATTGCTCTCGATCAGGGGGCCAGAGCGCTGCGAGACGCTGCTCAGCAGAAACTGACCGCGGTGCGTGATGCCACGGCACAGTCCATCGAGAACTACTTCAGGAATATTGATGATCAGGTGGTCACCTATTCAGGCAATCTGATGATCGTTGAGGCCATGAAGGAGCTGAGTGCTGCCTTCACTGACTACAATAAATCCTTGTCTGCCGATGAAATGAGCAAGCGCACCAACAGTGTGCAGCAGTACTACCAGCAGCAGTTTGATGCCAAATTCAAAGGCATGAACGAGGGCCACAGTGCCAATCCGGATGCCATTCTGCAGCAAACCGCCCAGCAGAGTGTGCCGCTGCAGTACCTCTTTATCAGCAATAACCCTGCGCCTCTGGGGCAGAAAGACGGCATGGACAAGCCTGCTGAAGACAACCCCTATGCTCAGCTGCACAGCAAATACCACCCCGCTATTCACGCCTATCAGCAGCATTTTGGCTATTACGACATTTTTCTGGTTAACCCGGCGGGTGATGTGGTTTACACCGTTTTCAAGGAGCTGGACTTCACCACTAACCTGAAAACCGGCCCCTACGCCAGTACCGGGCTGGGCGAGGCGTTCAAGGGCGCGATGGCGCTGGGTGACAAAGACAAGTTCTACATGTCTGACTTCAAGCCTTATCTGCCTTCCTACAATGCGCCTGCCGCCTTTGCCTCCTCTCCCATTTATGACGGCAAGACGCTGGTAGGCGTGCTGATTTTCCAGCTGCCGGTTGACCGTATCAATGCGGTTATGACCCACAACCATGAGTGGAAAACCACTGGCCTTGGCGATTCAGGCGAAACCTATCTGGTCGGCCCGGACAAACTGATGCGCAGTGACGGACGTTTCCTCATTGAAGACAAATCGGGCTATCTCAACACCATGCGCAGTCTGGGCACCGCGGCCTCGACCCTCGATGAGCTGGATCAGAAAAACACAACCATCGGTTTGCAGACGGTGAATACCAAAGGTGTTAACGAGGCTCTCGGCGGTAACAGCGGCTTTGATATCTTCCCTGACTATCGCGGTGTGCCGGTCTTGTCAGCCTACAAATCCCTGAACCTGAATGGGCTGAACTGGGTCATCATGAGTGAGATTGATGAAAGTGAGGCTTTTGCACCCATCGCAGCGCTGCGCCACACCATTCTGCTGGATGCTGTGATTGCCTGCCTCTGTGCACTGGCGGCCGGCACTCTTATGGGCTGGCTGTTTGCCGGCGTCATGACCCGTCCGCTGAAGCTGATGATTGATACTGTCAACGACATTGCGCAGGGCGAGGGCGATCTGACCCAGCGTCTGCCAGTTAAAGGCCGTGATGAAATTGCGCAGCTTTCGCAGGGGATCAATGACTTTATCACCCACATCGACAATACCTTTTCCTCTGTACTCAAATCGGTGGTGCGTCTGGTGCCGATTTCTCAGGATCTGGCCGATGTGAACACCCATCTGGTTGACGCGACCCATGAGCAGAAACAGCAGGCTGAAGCGGTAAATCACTGCCTGCTGGAGACCAATGAGTCCACCCGCACAGTAGATACTGAACTGAGCGGTATCAGTGAGGCGACGTCAGCGGGTAATCAGGTGGTAGAGGCCAGTCAGAAGGTGGTGGGCGACGTCTCGCGCGCCATGGCCAGTCTGTCCGGCAATATCGAGCAGGCGGTGCAGGCCATCGCCAGTCTGAAAGGTGATACCGACCGCATTGCCACGGTGATCGACGTGATTAACGGCATCGCCGAGCAGACCAACCTGCTGGCACTCAACGCGGCCATTGAGGCTGCACGGGCAGGTGAAGCAGGCCGCGGCTTCGCTGTGGTGGCGGACGAAGTACGCTCACTGGCCTCGAAAACCCGTCAGTCCACCAACGAGGTCACGGAGATGGTAACGGCGATTCAGACCGGTACCCGCTCGGTGGTCACGCTGATGGAGAGCGGTAAGGCCAACGCCGACAAATCCAACGCGCAGGTGGATGAAGCCACCGCCAAGCTGCGCTCGGTGACGGAGGCGATGTATCTGATCTCCGAGCGGGTGGATCGCATCGGCCAGGCCATCGAGCAGCAGCAGCACAATTTTGTGCAGGTGACCGACCGATACGAGCAGATGAATGCCAGCTTCGAAAGCTCGCAGCTGCGAAGTGCACAGGCCAGCACCGTTGGTCAGGACGTGAAGAAGCTCGGCGACAAGCTGATGGATTTGATCAAACGCTTCAAAGTGACCGACGACAACTGGTCAACCCAGCGCCGCAACAAGCTGCGTGCCGAAGAGGAAGAGGCCAAGCGGGTAGCCGCAGCGAATAAAGCGAAGAAGGCAAGCGTTGACAGCCGGCAGAAGGGGAAGGCTAAATCGACGGCCTGA
- a CDS encoding entericidin A/B family lipoprotein, translated as MMRKGLLVMMTLLLGLSLSGCNTMSGIGKDIQKGGQAIEKAAKS; from the coding sequence ATGATGAGAAAAGGCCTGCTGGTAATGATGACGCTGTTGCTAGGTTTAAGCCTGTCCGGTTGTAACACCATGAGCGGGATCGGCAAGGATATTCAGAAAGGCGGTCAGGCCATCGAGAAAGCAGCAAAAAGCTGA
- a CDS encoding TRAP transporter substrate-binding protein → MKHALVNVLGKHLLALSVAATLSYSVSSQAADSWDMALAYPASSYQTQMAESFAKEVGDKTSGQLTIATHPNGSLFGGGEIFSAVRRGLAPIGERIISALGNEDPLFEVDALPFVASSFDASWKLYQASKPRLEQVLDNKGLKLLYCIPWPPQGLYMKKPINSIDDMKGVRFRTYNPMTNKLAAMMGAAPTQVEVAEVAQAFATGVADSMLSSAATGIDTKLWEYVGYWYDVKAWLPKNMVFVNKKVWDKLPADTQSAVLQAAADTEKAGWDKARQLTAQYQQELQTNGMQVVTPSPELEQGFEHIGKELLDDWLKRSGPDGQAVIDAYQKM, encoded by the coding sequence ATGAAACACGCATTGGTAAACGTACTGGGTAAGCACCTGCTGGCGTTGTCTGTCGCCGCCACCCTGAGCTACAGCGTCAGCAGTCAGGCTGCTGACAGCTGGGATATGGCCCTGGCTTACCCGGCCTCCAGCTATCAGACGCAGATGGCCGAAAGCTTCGCTAAAGAAGTCGGTGATAAAACCTCAGGTCAGCTCACCATTGCCACCCATCCCAACGGCTCCCTGTTCGGCGGTGGCGAAATCTTCAGTGCCGTGCGACGCGGTCTGGCTCCCATCGGCGAACGCATCATCTCCGCCCTCGGCAATGAAGACCCACTGTTTGAAGTGGATGCCCTGCCGTTCGTCGCCAGCAGTTTCGACGCCTCATGGAAGCTGTATCAGGCCTCCAAACCCCGCCTTGAACAAGTGCTCGATAACAAAGGTCTGAAGCTGCTGTACTGCATCCCCTGGCCACCTCAGGGTCTGTACATGAAAAAGCCCATCAACAGCATCGATGACATGAAGGGCGTGCGCTTTCGTACCTACAACCCGATGACCAACAAGCTGGCCGCGATGATGGGAGCCGCACCCACTCAGGTGGAAGTGGCGGAAGTGGCGCAGGCCTTCGCCACCGGCGTGGCCGACAGCATGCTGTCGTCTGCGGCAACCGGCATCGACACCAAACTGTGGGAATACGTGGGCTACTGGTATGACGTCAAAGCCTGGCTGCCCAAAAACATGGTGTTCGTGAACAAGAAGGTCTGGGACAAGCTGCCTGCTGACACTCAGTCTGCGGTGCTGCAGGCCGCTGCTGACACCGAAAAAGCCGGCTGGGACAAGGCCCGTCAGCTGACCGCGCAGTATCAGCAGGAGCTGCAGACCAACGGGATGCAGGTAGTTACCCCATCCCCCGAGCTGGAACAGGGCTTTGAGCACATCGGTAAGGAGCTGCTGGATGACTGGCTGAAACGCTCCGGGCCGGATGGTCAGGCCGTGATCGACGCTTATCAGAAGATGTAG
- a CDS encoding putative hydro-lyase, with amino-acid sequence MSHLNDSAAAPAALLSSQQLRQRCRSGEHQITTSGYALGYAQANLVILPQQYASDFLRFCQLNQKACPLLYVSEPGQTDAPPLGRDIDIRRDTPRYRLYEQGECRRELTDISELWRDDLVTFYIGCSFSFEEELISAGVPVRHIDHQRNVPMYLTNRPLQGAGPFQGNMVVSMRGFSPANAIRAVQITSQMPKVHGAPVHLSAPEQLGIANLQQPEFGDAPVLEDGDIPVFWACGVSPQAALMNARLPFAITHSPGHMLVTDLPNSQLRFG; translated from the coding sequence ATGAGCCATCTCAACGACTCCGCTGCTGCCCCCGCCGCCCTGCTCAGTTCACAGCAACTGCGCCAGCGCTGCCGCAGCGGTGAACACCAGATCACCACCAGCGGTTATGCGCTGGGCTATGCGCAGGCCAATCTGGTGATCCTGCCGCAGCAGTACGCCAGTGACTTCCTGCGCTTTTGCCAGCTCAACCAGAAAGCCTGTCCGCTGCTGTACGTCAGTGAACCGGGGCAAACCGATGCACCACCGCTGGGCCGTGATATCGATATCCGTCGTGACACCCCGCGCTACCGCCTGTATGAACAGGGCGAATGCCGGCGCGAGCTGACCGACATCAGTGAACTGTGGCGCGATGATCTGGTGACCTTCTACATCGGCTGTTCCTTCTCCTTCGAGGAAGAGCTGATCAGCGCCGGTGTACCGGTGCGCCATATCGATCATCAGCGCAATGTGCCGATGTACCTGACCAACCGGCCGCTGCAGGGGGCAGGCCCGTTTCAGGGCAACATGGTGGTGTCGATGCGCGGTTTCAGCCCGGCCAATGCCATCCGTGCCGTACAGATCACCAGCCAGATGCCCAAAGTCCACGGTGCGCCGGTGCATCTCAGCGCCCCAGAGCAGCTGGGCATTGCCAACCTGCAGCAGCCCGAATTCGGCGATGCACCGGTGCTGGAAGACGGCGACATCCCGGTGTTCTGGGCCTGCGGTGTCAGCCCGCAGGCCGCACTGATGAATGCCCGCCTGCCCTTCGCCATCACCCACAGCCCGGGGCACATGCTGGTGACGGATCTGCCCAACAGCCAGCTGCGTTTTGGCTGA